One stretch of Methylococcus capsulatus DNA includes these proteins:
- a CDS encoding efflux RND transporter periplasmic adaptor subunit — protein sequence MSVSACQQADTETHQDTPKYEATTPFRKDLSIKKEYVCQIHGIRHIEVRSMEKGYLQNIYVDEGQFVRQGQPLFKIMPAIYQAELMRAQAEANIMNIEYKNTKGLADQNIVSQNELALAKAKLDKANAEVKLAETHLSFTEINAPFDGIVDHLLARNGSLLDEGTLLTTLSDISKLWVYFNVPESEYLDYKINNNNDQTYSKVKLKMANGAIFDQEGKIETIEADFDNTAGNIEFRATFPNPNGLLRHGETGTIIMKKPYKNALLIPQKATFEVLDKMFVYIINNEGTVEQRLITIDAEIPYFFLVKQGVKDDEKILIEGLRKVHPGDHVDITLIPTEKLQSNLQLHAE from the coding sequence ATGTCAGTATCGGCCTGCCAACAGGCTGACACCGAAACACACCAGGACACCCCGAAATACGAGGCAACCACCCCATTTCGTAAAGATTTATCAATAAAAAAGGAATATGTATGCCAAATACACGGCATCAGACATATCGAGGTGAGATCCATGGAAAAAGGCTACCTACAAAACATATATGTGGATGAAGGTCAGTTCGTACGTCAAGGCCAGCCCTTATTCAAAATCATGCCCGCCATATACCAGGCCGAACTTATGAGGGCACAAGCCGAAGCCAACATTATGAATATCGAATATAAAAATACCAAAGGCTTGGCCGACCAAAATATTGTATCCCAGAATGAACTTGCTTTGGCCAAAGCAAAGCTGGATAAAGCCAATGCCGAAGTAAAACTAGCAGAAACCCATCTGAGCTTCACAGAAATAAACGCCCCATTTGATGGAATCGTGGATCATCTGCTGGCTAGAAATGGCAGCCTTTTAGACGAGGGCACGCTATTAACCACGCTTTCCGATATCAGTAAGTTATGGGTCTATTTCAACGTGCCGGAATCCGAATATCTCGATTACAAAATTAACAATAATAACGACCAGACATATTCTAAAGTGAAGCTCAAAATGGCAAATGGTGCGATTTTCGATCAGGAAGGCAAAATCGAAACGATCGAAGCAGATTTCGACAACACTGCGGGCAATATCGAGTTCAGGGCGACGTTTCCGAATCCTAACGGCCTCCTTCGGCATGGAGAAACCGGAACCATCATAATGAAAAAGCCATACAAAAATGCTTTGCTTATCCCCCAAAAAGCAACGTTCGAAGTCTTGGATAAGATGTTTGTCTACATCATCAACAATGAAGGCACTGTCGAACAAAGGTTGATCACGATCGACGCCGAAATCCCATATTTCTTTCTGGTAAAGCAAGGCGTCAAAGATGATGAAAAGATCTTGATCGAGGGCTTACGTAAAGTACATCCGGGCGATCATGTCGACATCACTTTAATTCCGACGGAAAAGCTACAGTCAAATCTGCAGCTCCATGCCGAATAA
- a CDS encoding filamentous haemagglutinin family protein, translated as MTTREPASRKAHLAPTDLGLKPLVASVRTVLAGAFLAGGAAQAGSLPVPAGVFVSSGSADQSIAGNLLTINQHSDRAILNWKSFNIGAENAVQFKQPSASSIALNRIYQNDPSRIFGKLSANGQVYLLNQNGFLFGKGSQVDVNTLLVSTLNITDDTFQRGITKVVDQDGRAALVGDGKVYRVDEQGHFVLDEKGNRVKIGIEFAEGSSVKTANSGRIIAAAPAVENKGDLSAPDGQILLIAATDKVYLQEAGKDSNLRGLLVEVGTGGEVTNIGKALAERGNVTLMGFAVNQQGRVSATTSVRVNGSVRLLAREGASVRREGDAWLLQANRTKRIAPLDDGLGTQATVNLKGGSKTSANPDLNDPATAVDGQTQDASWVEIMGHQVRIEDGAQLISRSGKVTVTATENPANPGLDNVKNDARVYVDKGARIDVSGIKDVGVAMERNVVTVELRSNELRDSPLQRDGVLYGKKIRVDIRKGTPIADISGELDRIARTVAERSTNGGTLNLVSEGDAVLRRGALLDFSGGSVAYRSGYIDTTQLLTPDGKTVDIGSADPNQTYAGIFGQVTQKFKAWNLTKNWDIIGPRHLGRYEQGYVEGKAAGTLDIKAAALALEAEMRGASTAGLHQREAGAQPPGGTLKIDLARSPDSTQSVIFGGASATLGIGKDQPFPQDPDKPGQPAALVLSADKLRNSGIMYADIKTNGKVAIRAGENLTLTDGGSLALTGGEINVDGTITAHAGQVGLSTRLTSATLGKLSGAIELGSGGAIDVSGQWINDRPADATGHSVQDRSRVLVNGGTVSVKAEGDVSLAAGSRVDVSGGARRTGKDSIKAGDAGSIRLEAAAVDGSDLKLKGTLEGYAFAGGKGGSLSLVSDQVILGNANDAEIAKGADPLVLTPDFFGQGGFAHYSVGSNKSGVTVTDGTRIQLSVKNRVLDPKAVRRVSGSNFLDFAQVKLLPELSRQAGEFDLMLAQKVGQGGKGAAVRIGDGAVIHTDAGGKIALQSDSSIFMNGTLEAAGGDVAMTVTPPAGTDPAFKADQGIWIGSGAKVDVAGTALLYSDRPDHVTGQVLDGGTITLHADRGFVVVDEGSKLDVSGTQGRLDVPVRGPNGAIAQDRRQIASSGGTIAIRAAEGIQLYGTLDGHAGNGAGAAGGGLSLELNPNTRAEPDEIGQGQTPFPKVPSVITLTQSGPEGTATVQGEAVAPSRYGQALLSVDQVERGGFSELTLRTPSRIELAGSVDLHTDRSIVLDAPVLAFTPASGTAAGKVSLDSAYVALGSTQTRPGNAAPTTGKGSLRVDAGLIDLVGTAALQGFDGADLKSTGDLRLIGVRTTQQQRDFLGEFLAAGDLTLTADQIYPSTLSDFRIAVTGTNDGTLRIKQGDSNGGTVLSAGGKLTLEAPNIVQEGTVKAPLGELNFQASKRLELAAGSVTSNSAKGAIIPFGRTQGGLDWIYPLGDQNLVFTAPPEKKLVLDGPKVEIADGSVIDTRGGGDLFAFEFVPGPGGSYDLLDPTSTGYQEAYAILPSFKGTTAPYDPLETANSGLKVGDSVYLSGGGGLKAGDYVLLPAHYALLPGAYLVTPDKNATNIVPGLHLQRADGAPIVAGYRTVSGTSIRDALWSGFAVEPGSAARTRAEYSTYGANEFFAAKAAKDETAVPYLPRDAGSLLISAETALGLDGRVSAKAASKGRGGRLDIDAANIAIVSEGKAGQATGSTIKLVAEKLNGLGVSSIAIGGVRKGEDGTVTVDTHASTISLEQNARLKGAEFILTAKDNITLAKGSGITAEGSSKGIGTPKVYKVDGDAAFLRVSTSDQADLQRAGVSGQTGSIRIGAGATLSTSNSMIVDATANMDLSGKLLAQGGSVSLGASRIGLGADASFQNGLALSQAALNALQANELRLNSGSDISLYGPVELTSQRVVLRSGGLLGFDNAGQTASIKAGDIRLENPLAASTNRTGNGNGTLSLVADTVELGEGAYTLKGYSKVTVEAGKAIVGSGAGTLSAAADLDFNTPVVTGDRGADTRIDATGHVVAIQSSGPAQASADALGAQLSITADSIRNGGTISLKSGVVKFDALKGDVVLAAGSNIDVSGREVSIGKANVKTDGGAVELSSRTGNVALESGAQLALNGSKGGELMVSAAAGRFRFEGGVDAHGTERGGRFGLDVHTLENGGDVGGIAGKLASAGFSDGISLRTRTGDLQLNAGDTLAARTVELAADQGSVRIDGSLKAQGDNASLDLRADSGLTLAAGADLEAHGSTGQGGRIAMESLGQGPQGGITVASGARIDVSATDGSVNGTVNLRALRTGQDVAVSGNLGSSVTGARETTVEAVRVYDHSGTIDSTDIAAWKTDTDTYMANASAIESRLGLPGGLRAGLEIRSSGDLTLGSTGWDLVDWRYGGRPGVLTLKAAGQLSIDGKLSDGFRDDPNGIDVSGILGPGATVAVKDMLQSGSSWSYRLQAGTDVVVGADVAVRTGTGDIDVDAGRDVVLTNAGSSIYTAGRPTDTQRYGNFKNGFVAFQFYGEYPVDGGDVHISAGRDVIGAKTGQFFDGWLVRTGNWTDGTSHQGETPTAWAVAIGGPVGTSAQQGSFQQNIGALGGGNITVEAGRDVSDLSAVIATTGKQTGTPSKPNNPSDSDFNTNEVQISGGGNLTVRAGGDVLGGTFYTGKGVGEISARGAIKESANGLGPVLALGDSRFSLSAGQDIELGAAINPTVINNTSARNFFLTYSDRSGIALESLAGNVRLQNDIPGMVSAVNKLRSARNQLSFPGASLSALSVYPASLDVTALQGDVVLERGFTTYPAAKASFNLLAGGNIGSGSVGDNVNVTQSDADPALLPGIATPTRSWDDASQRLQPFGASNLIHAQVPVHRGDTEAAQIYANGNIASVDPLLLVLPKAVDVMAGRDLFDVSLHVQHPDYAMSTVTAGRDIRFTSPRNAQGNLVNLTREIRLSGPGQLWVSAGRNIDLGASEGIYTIGNTENRALPDNGASITVMAGLNGNQARFDKFAEKYDPTSGRYRHLLRDYMRRRTGNARLDYAGAIDAYQTLPSDQRDELLLAILFEEIRASAAQAAKTGRKSDYDRGFAAIDTLFPTGGDTRYKGNLSLFFSKIHTVDGGDINLLVPGGGVNAGLAVAFAGSKAASDLGIVAQRQGAVNALVNGNFMVNQSRVFAMDGGDITIWSSNGNIDAGRGAKSAIAAPPPRITFDERGNLQVEFPPVVSGSGIRTAASTVPLPGNVYLAAPRGVVDAGEAGIGGTNVAIAATAVLGASNIQVSGTATGVPSTNVSVPVAPAGAAAAAGAATQAAMQSTVSDSEQKTEPTVANSSSLNPLKVELLGFGECSTSDIKNGSPGCT; from the coding sequence ATGACGACCCGCGAACCTGCAAGCCGTAAAGCCCATCTTGCACCTACCGACCTTGGCCTCAAACCGCTGGTTGCTTCCGTGCGTACCGTACTGGCCGGCGCCTTCCTGGCCGGTGGCGCAGCGCAAGCGGGGAGCCTGCCGGTACCTGCCGGCGTTTTCGTGTCGAGCGGCAGCGCCGACCAGTCGATCGCCGGCAACCTGCTCACGATCAACCAGCATTCCGACCGCGCCATCCTGAACTGGAAGAGCTTCAACATCGGCGCGGAAAACGCCGTGCAGTTCAAGCAGCCCTCGGCCTCGTCCATCGCCCTCAACCGCATCTACCAGAACGATCCCAGCCGCATCTTCGGCAAGCTTTCCGCCAACGGCCAAGTGTACCTGCTCAACCAGAACGGGTTCCTGTTCGGCAAGGGCTCGCAGGTCGACGTCAACACCCTGTTGGTCAGCACGCTGAACATCACCGACGACACCTTCCAGCGCGGCATCACCAAGGTCGTGGACCAGGACGGACGCGCGGCACTGGTGGGCGACGGCAAAGTCTACCGCGTCGACGAACAGGGCCACTTCGTCCTCGACGAGAAGGGAAACCGAGTCAAAATCGGCATTGAGTTCGCCGAGGGCTCCTCGGTGAAGACCGCCAATTCCGGCCGCATCATCGCCGCCGCTCCTGCCGTGGAAAACAAGGGCGATCTCTCCGCACCGGACGGCCAGATTCTCCTCATCGCCGCGACCGATAAGGTCTATCTGCAAGAAGCCGGCAAGGACTCCAACCTGCGCGGCCTCCTGGTCGAAGTCGGGACCGGCGGTGAGGTCACCAACATCGGTAAAGCCTTGGCGGAGCGCGGCAATGTGACGTTGATGGGGTTCGCCGTCAACCAACAGGGGCGGGTTTCGGCGACCACCTCGGTACGCGTCAACGGCTCAGTGCGGCTGCTGGCCAGAGAAGGCGCCAGCGTGCGGCGCGAGGGTGATGCCTGGCTGCTGCAGGCGAACCGCACCAAACGCATTGCACCATTGGACGATGGCCTGGGCACCCAGGCCACGGTGAACCTCAAAGGCGGCAGCAAAACCTCGGCGAATCCGGACCTGAACGACCCGGCCACCGCCGTGGACGGGCAGACGCAGGACGCCTCCTGGGTGGAGATCATGGGGCACCAGGTCCGGATCGAGGACGGTGCGCAACTGATCTCCCGCTCGGGCAAAGTAACGGTGACGGCAACCGAGAACCCCGCCAATCCCGGGCTCGACAACGTCAAGAACGATGCCCGCGTCTACGTCGACAAAGGCGCGAGGATCGACGTGTCGGGCATCAAGGACGTGGGGGTGGCGATGGAGCGCAATGTGGTGACGGTGGAACTCCGCAGCAACGAACTGCGCGATTCACCCCTGCAGCGCGACGGCGTGCTCTACGGAAAGAAAATACGGGTCGACATCCGCAAAGGCACGCCGATCGCCGACATTTCCGGCGAACTGGATCGCATCGCCCGCACCGTGGCCGAGCGCAGCACCAACGGCGGGACCCTGAACCTGGTCTCGGAAGGCGATGCCGTTCTCCGGCGGGGAGCACTGCTGGACTTCTCCGGCGGATCGGTGGCCTACCGCTCCGGCTACATCGACACCACCCAGTTGCTGACACCGGACGGCAAGACGGTGGACATCGGCAGCGCCGATCCGAACCAGACCTATGCCGGCATCTTCGGCCAGGTTACCCAGAAATTCAAAGCCTGGAACCTCACGAAGAACTGGGACATCATCGGCCCCCGGCATCTGGGACGCTACGAACAAGGCTACGTCGAAGGCAAGGCCGCCGGCACGCTCGACATCAAAGCAGCGGCGCTGGCGCTGGAAGCCGAAATGCGCGGCGCCTCGACCGCCGGCCTGCACCAGCGCGAAGCGGGAGCCCAGCCCCCCGGCGGAACCCTCAAGATCGACCTGGCACGCAGCCCCGACAGCACCCAGTCCGTCATTTTCGGTGGAGCTTCGGCGACTCTCGGCATCGGAAAAGATCAGCCGTTTCCCCAGGACCCGGATAAACCCGGTCAGCCCGCCGCCTTGGTCCTGTCCGCCGACAAGCTGCGCAACTCCGGCATCATGTATGCCGACATCAAGACCAACGGGAAGGTCGCCATCCGCGCTGGGGAGAATCTCACCCTGACCGACGGCGGCAGCCTGGCGCTCACTGGCGGCGAAATCAATGTCGATGGGACGATCACGGCCCACGCCGGCCAAGTCGGTCTCTCGACCCGCCTCACCAGCGCCACCCTGGGCAAGCTGTCCGGGGCCATCGAGCTGGGCTCCGGCGGCGCCATCGACGTCAGCGGCCAATGGATCAACGACCGTCCGGCCGACGCCACCGGCCACAGCGTACAAGACCGCAGCCGCGTGCTGGTGAATGGCGGAACCGTTTCGGTGAAGGCCGAAGGCGACGTCAGTCTCGCCGCCGGCAGCCGCGTCGACGTCAGCGGCGGTGCCCGGCGCACCGGCAAGGACAGCATCAAAGCCGGCGATGCCGGCAGTATCAGACTGGAGGCCGCGGCGGTCGACGGCTCCGACCTCAAACTGAAAGGCACGCTCGAAGGCTACGCCTTCGCCGGCGGCAAGGGCGGGTCGCTCAGTCTCGTCTCCGACCAGGTGATCCTGGGCAACGCCAATGATGCCGAGATCGCCAAGGGCGCCGACCCGTTGGTCCTCACCCCGGATTTCTTCGGCCAGGGCGGGTTTGCTCATTATTCCGTAGGCTCGAACAAAAGCGGGGTCACCGTCACTGACGGCACCCGTATCCAGCTCAGCGTCAAGAACCGGGTCCTCGATCCGAAAGCCGTCCGTCGCGTCAGCGGCTCGAATTTCCTCGACTTCGCACAGGTCAAGCTGCTCCCCGAACTGTCACGCCAGGCGGGCGAGTTCGATCTGATGCTGGCCCAAAAGGTCGGGCAAGGCGGAAAAGGGGCTGCCGTGCGTATCGGCGACGGCGCAGTGATCCATACCGATGCCGGCGGCAAGATCGCATTGCAATCGGATTCCAGCATCTTCATGAACGGGACGCTCGAAGCCGCCGGCGGCGATGTGGCGATGACCGTTACGCCCCCGGCCGGCACCGATCCCGCCTTCAAGGCGGACCAGGGTATCTGGATCGGTTCTGGCGCAAAGGTGGACGTGGCCGGCACCGCCCTACTCTACAGCGACCGGCCGGACCACGTGACCGGCCAGGTACTGGACGGTGGAACCATCACCCTCCACGCCGACCGCGGCTTCGTGGTTGTGGATGAGGGCTCGAAACTCGACGTTTCCGGAACGCAGGGACGCCTGGACGTGCCGGTCCGGGGACCGAATGGCGCCATCGCCCAGGATCGCCGACAGATCGCGTCTTCCGGCGGCACCATCGCGATCCGCGCCGCCGAGGGCATCCAGCTCTACGGGACACTGGACGGGCATGCCGGCAACGGCGCCGGCGCCGCGGGCGGCGGGCTGTCGCTGGAACTCAATCCCAACACCCGCGCCGAGCCGGACGAAATCGGCCAGGGCCAGACGCCTTTCCCCAAAGTTCCCAGCGTGATCACGCTGACCCAGTCCGGACCCGAAGGGACAGCGACGGTCCAGGGCGAGGCGGTGGCGCCCAGCCGCTACGGCCAGGCGCTGCTGAGCGTCGACCAGGTGGAGCGCGGCGGATTCAGCGAACTGACGCTGCGCACGCCGAGCCGCATCGAACTGGCCGGCAGCGTCGATCTGCACACAGACCGCAGCATCGTACTGGACGCACCGGTGCTGGCCTTCACGCCCGCCAGCGGCACCGCCGCCGGCAAGGTGTCGCTCGACTCCGCCTACGTCGCACTGGGCTCCACCCAGACCCGGCCGGGCAACGCGGCCCCGACTACCGGTAAAGGCAGTCTGCGGGTCGATGCGGGTCTGATCGACCTGGTCGGCACCGCCGCCCTCCAGGGCTTCGACGGCGCCGACCTGAAAAGTACCGGCGACCTGCGCCTGATCGGGGTGCGCACCACCCAGCAACAGCGGGACTTCCTGGGCGAGTTCCTGGCGGCCGGCGATCTCACCCTGACTGCGGATCAGATCTATCCCTCGACCTTGAGTGACTTCCGGATCGCCGTCACAGGCACGAACGACGGGACGCTCAGAATCAAACAGGGAGATTCCAACGGCGGAACAGTTCTGTCCGCGGGCGGCAAGTTGACGCTGGAAGCGCCGAACATCGTCCAGGAGGGCACCGTGAAGGCGCCGCTCGGCGAGCTGAATTTCCAGGCATCCAAGCGCCTCGAGCTGGCCGCGGGCAGCGTGACATCCAACTCGGCCAAGGGCGCCATCATTCCTTTCGGCCGTACCCAGGGCGGGCTGGACTGGATCTACCCCTTAGGGGACCAGAATCTGGTCTTTACCGCGCCGCCGGAAAAGAAACTGGTGCTCGATGGTCCGAAGGTCGAGATTGCCGACGGCTCGGTGATCGACACCCGCGGCGGCGGCGACCTGTTCGCCTTCGAATTCGTGCCGGGACCGGGCGGCTCTTATGATCTGCTCGACCCCACCAGTACGGGCTACCAGGAAGCCTATGCCATCCTGCCCTCCTTCAAGGGCACGACCGCTCCCTATGACCCCCTGGAAACCGCGAACTCGGGCCTCAAGGTCGGGGACAGCGTCTACCTTTCCGGCGGCGGCGGGCTCAAAGCCGGCGATTACGTCCTCCTGCCGGCCCATTACGCGCTGCTTCCCGGCGCCTACCTGGTAACACCCGACAAGAACGCCACCAACATCGTGCCGGGTCTCCACCTGCAGCGCGCCGACGGCGCCCCGATCGTCGCCGGCTACCGCACCGTTTCCGGCACGAGTATCCGCGATGCCCTCTGGAGCGGTTTCGCAGTGGAACCCGGCAGCGCGGCCCGCACCCGTGCCGAATACTCGACCTACGGCGCCAACGAGTTCTTCGCCGCCAAGGCGGCCAAGGATGAAACCGCCGTACCCTATCTGCCCCGCGATGCGGGCTCCCTGCTCATCTCCGCGGAAACGGCTCTGGGCCTGGACGGACGGGTGTCGGCCAAGGCCGCTTCAAAAGGCCGCGGCGGCCGTCTCGACATCGACGCCGCCAACATCGCCATCGTCTCCGAAGGCAAGGCAGGGCAGGCGACCGGCAGCACCATCAAGCTGGTCGCGGAAAAACTCAACGGGCTGGGGGTTTCCAGCATCGCGATCGGCGGCGTGCGCAAGGGCGAAGACGGCACCGTCACGGTCGATACCCACGCATCGACCATCTCCCTGGAGCAGAACGCCAGGCTCAAGGGCGCCGAATTTATCCTCACCGCCAAGGACAACATCACTCTCGCCAAGGGTTCCGGCATCACAGCCGAAGGCTCATCCAAGGGCATCGGGACGCCGAAGGTCTATAAAGTCGACGGCGATGCGGCCTTCCTGCGGGTATCGACTTCGGACCAGGCCGACCTCCAGCGCGCCGGCGTCTCGGGTCAGACCGGCTCGATCCGTATCGGCGCCGGCGCGACCCTGTCCACGTCCAACTCCATGATCGTCGACGCCACGGCCAACATGGATCTTTCCGGTAAACTCCTGGCTCAGGGCGGCTCGGTATCACTGGGCGCCAGCCGGATCGGGCTGGGCGCCGACGCCAGCTTCCAGAACGGCCTGGCACTGAGTCAGGCGGCACTGAACGCCCTCCAGGCGAACGAACTGCGCTTGAACAGCGGCAGCGACATCAGCCTGTACGGCCCGGTCGAACTGACATCGCAGCGAGTCGTACTGCGCTCGGGCGGACTCCTGGGATTCGACAACGCCGGTCAGACCGCGAGCATCAAGGCCGGTGACATCCGCCTTGAGAATCCGCTCGCTGCGAGCACCAACCGTACCGGCAACGGCAACGGCACCCTTTCCCTCGTGGCCGACACCGTCGAACTGGGCGAGGGCGCGTATACACTCAAAGGCTATTCCAAGGTGACAGTCGAAGCCGGCAAGGCGATCGTCGGCTCGGGGGCGGGCACGCTGAGCGCCGCGGCGGATCTCGACTTCAACACCCCCGTCGTCACGGGCGACCGCGGGGCGGACACCCGGATCGACGCCACCGGCCACGTGGTCGCGATCCAGTCGTCCGGCCCCGCTCAGGCCTCAGCCGATGCACTCGGTGCCCAGTTGTCGATCACCGCGGACAGTATCCGGAACGGCGGAACGATTTCGCTCAAATCCGGTGTCGTCAAGTTCGATGCCCTGAAAGGCGACGTGGTCCTCGCTGCCGGCTCGAACATCGATGTTTCCGGGCGGGAGGTGAGCATCGGCAAAGCCAATGTCAAAACCGACGGCGGCGCGGTGGAACTCTCCAGCCGGACCGGCAATGTCGCGCTGGAATCCGGTGCCCAGCTCGCACTCAATGGCAGCAAGGGCGGTGAGCTGATGGTGTCAGCGGCAGCGGGCAGATTCCGTTTCGAAGGCGGTGTCGATGCCCATGGCACGGAACGCGGCGGCCGCTTCGGTCTCGACGTCCATACCCTGGAAAACGGGGGCGACGTCGGCGGAATAGCCGGCAAGCTGGCGTCGGCCGGATTCAGCGATGGCATCAGCCTGAGGACGCGCACCGGAGACCTGCAACTGAATGCGGGCGATACCCTGGCGGCACGCACCGTCGAACTCGCGGCCGACCAAGGCTCGGTCCGGATCGACGGCAGCCTGAAAGCTCAAGGCGACAATGCCAGCTTGGACCTCAGGGCCGACAGCGGCCTGACCCTGGCAGCGGGTGCCGACCTGGAAGCGCACGGCAGCACCGGCCAGGGCGGCCGGATCGCGATGGAGTCCCTGGGCCAGGGTCCGCAGGGCGGGATTACGGTGGCATCGGGCGCCCGAATCGACGTGAGCGCCACCGACGGTTCCGTCAACGGTACCGTGAACCTGCGCGCGCTGCGCACCGGTCAGGATGTCGCCGTCTCGGGGAACCTCGGATCGTCCGTGACCGGCGCCAGGGAAACCACCGTGGAAGCCGTCCGTGTCTACGATCACAGCGGCACTATCGACAGTACCGACATCGCCGCATGGAAAACCGACACCGACACCTACATGGCCAACGCCAGCGCCATCGAGAGCCGTCTGGGGCTGCCGGGCGGCCTCAGGGCTGGCCTGGAAATCCGCAGCAGCGGCGACCTGACGCTGGGATCGACCGGCTGGGACCTGGTCGACTGGCGCTATGGCGGCCGGCCGGGCGTCCTCACCTTGAAAGCCGCCGGCCAGCTCTCGATCGACGGCAAGCTCAGCGACGGCTTCCGTGATGACCCCAACGGCATCGATGTTTCTGGCATCCTTGGCCCCGGTGCCACCGTCGCCGTGAAAGACATGCTGCAGAGCGGCTCTTCCTGGAGCTACCGGCTGCAGGCCGGCACCGACGTGGTGGTCGGCGCCGACGTCGCGGTGCGGACCGGCACCGGTGACATCGACGTCGACGCCGGCCGCGACGTGGTCCTGACCAATGCCGGCTCCTCCATCTACACCGCGGGTCGGCCGACCGACACCCAGCGCTATGGCAATTTCAAGAACGGCTTCGTAGCCTTCCAATTCTATGGCGAATACCCCGTCGACGGCGGAGACGTCCACATCAGCGCCGGCCGCGACGTGATCGGCGCCAAGACCGGCCAGTTCTTCGACGGCTGGTTGGTGCGCACCGGCAACTGGACCGATGGCACCAGTCACCAGGGCGAAACGCCGACGGCCTGGGCCGTGGCGATCGGCGGTCCGGTCGGCACCTCGGCGCAGCAGGGAAGCTTCCAGCAGAACATCGGTGCGCTCGGCGGCGGCAACATCACGGTCGAGGCGGGCCGGGACGTGTCCGATCTGTCAGCGGTCATCGCCACCACCGGCAAACAGACGGGCACCCCCTCCAAGCCGAACAATCCCTCCGATAGCGACTTCAACACCAATGAAGTACAGATTTCCGGCGGTGGGAATCTGACCGTCAGGGCCGGCGGCGACGTCCTGGGCGGCACCTTCTACACCGGCAAAGGCGTCGGCGAAATCAGTGCGCGGGGAGCAATCAAGGAATCGGCGAACGGACTGGGGCCGGTGCTGGCACTGGGAGACTCCCGGTTCAGCCTGAGCGCCGGCCAGGACATCGAACTGGGCGCTGCCATCAACCCCACGGTGATCAACAACACCAGCGCCCGCAACTTCTTCCTCACCTATTCCGACCGTAGCGGCATCGCGCTGGAATCGCTCGCCGGGAACGTCCGGCTCCAGAACGACATCCCGGGAATGGTCAGCGCCGTCAACAAGTTGCGCAGCGCCAGGAACCAGCTCAGTTTCCCCGGCGCTTCGCTGAGCGCACTCAGCGTGTACCCGGCCTCGCTCGACGTCACCGCGCTGCAGGGAGACGTCGTGCTGGAACGCGGCTTCACGACCTATCCCGCCGCCAAGGCGAGCTTCAACCTCCTGGCGGGCGGAAACATCGGCAGCGGCTCGGTGGGTGACAACGTCAACGTCACCCAGTCGGACGCCGACCCCGCTCTGTTGCCCGGGATCGCCACTCCGACCCGGAGCTGGGACGATGCTTCGCAAAGGCTGCAGCCCTTCGGCGCCTCGAATCTGATCCACGCCCAGGTTCCCGTCCATCGCGGTGACACCGAGGCGGCGCAAATATACGCAAACGGCAACATCGCCTCCGTCGATCCCCTACTCCTCGTTCTGCCCAAGGCGGTGGACGTCATGGCGGGCCGGGATCTGTTCGATGTCAGCCTGCACGTGCAACACCCCGATTACGCGATGTCCACCGTCACCGCCGGCCGGGACATCCGTTTTACCTCACCGCGCAACGCCCAGGGCAATCTGGTAAACCTGACCCGCGAAATCCGACTGTCGGGTCCCGGCCAGCTCTGGGTCAGCGCGGGAAGGAATATCGATCTGGGCGCGTCGGAGGGCATTTACACCATCGGCAACACCGAAAACCGCGCCCTGCCGGACAACGGCGCCTCGATCACGGTCATGGCCGGCCTGAACGGCAACCAGGCGCGCTTCGACAAGTTCGCGGAGAAATATGACCCCACCTCGGGCCGATACCGCCATCTCCTGCGGGACTACATGCGCAGACGGACCGGCAACGCCAGACTCGATTATGCCGGAGCGATCGACGCTTACCAGACCCTGCCCAGCGATCAGCGGGACGAATTGTTGCTGGCCATCCTGTTCGAGGAAATCCGGGCCTCCGCCGCCCAGGCCGCCAAGACCGGACGCAAATCCGACTACGACCGCGGCTTCGCAGCCATCGACACCCTCTTCCCGACCGGCGGCGACACCCGCTACAAGGGCAATCTCAGCCTGTTCTTCAGCAAGATCCACACGGTCGACGGCGGCGACATCAATCTTCTCGTTCCCGGTGGCGGCGTGAACGCCGGTCTCGCCGTCGCCTTCGCCGGATCGAAGGCCGCGAGCGATCTGGGCATTGTCGCCCAACGGCAAGGTGCCGTGAACGCCTTGGTGAACGGCAATTTCATGGTCAACCAGTCGCGAGTGTTCGCCATGGACGGTGGGGACATCACCATCTGGTCATCCAATGGCAACATCGACGCCGGCCGCGGCGCCAAATCGGCCATCGCCGCCCCGCCGCCACGGATCACCTTCGACGAACGCGGTAACCTGCAGGTCGAATTCCCGCCGGTCGTATCGGGCAGCGGCATCCGCACCGCCGCCAGCACAGTTCCCCTGCCGGGCAACGTTTACCTCGCCGCGCCGCGCGGCGTGGTCGATGCGGGCGAGGCAGGCATCGGCGGCACCAACGTGGCGATCGCGGCGACGGCCGTGCTCGGCGCCAGCAACATTCAGGTCAGCGGCACCGCCACCGGCGTTCCCAGCACCAATGTCAGTGTCCCGGTGGCCCCTGCCGGAGCCGCAGCGGCCGCAGGGGCGGCCACGCAGGCAGCCATGCAGTCCACCGTATCCGACAGCGAGCAGAAAACCGAACCCACGGTAGCCAACTCCAGCAGCCTCAACCCGCTCAAGGTTGAACTGCTGGGATTCGGCGAATGTTCGACGAGCGACATCAAGAACGGATCGCCCGGCTGTACCTGA